In Vibrio japonicus, one DNA window encodes the following:
- the tet(35) gene encoding tetracycline efflux Na+/H+ antiporter family transporter Tet(35), protein MNLIDFASSPLSLLPPLVALSLAIITRRVLISLGVGIILGSILLNDYSVGNTLSYIGSTVSSVFVEDGGINTWNMSIVGFLLLLGMMTALLTLSGGTRAFAEWAQSRVKSKRGSKLLAAFLGVFIFVDDYFNSLAVGAISRPVTDRFYVSRAKLAYVLDSTAAPMCVLMPASSWGAYIITIIGGILVSHGITEYSALGAYVRLIPMNYYAVFALLMVFAVAWFGLDIGKMREHEIAASQGRGFDKDQENDAPEAHELNEELDIRESDKGKVLDLVLPIVTLIIATVASMLYTGAQALVADGKEFALLGAFENTDVGASLIYGGLVGLFVALVTVLKQGLPFVEIARTLWIGAKSMFGAILILVFAWSIGSVIGEMKTGAYLSTMAQGNIAPHWLPVILFLLSGLMAFSTGTSWGTFGIMLPIAGDMAAATDIALMLPMLSAVLAGSVFGDHCSPISDTTILSSTGARCNHIDHVATQLPYALSVALVSCIGFVSLGMTASIALSFSAATVAFIVVCVVLSWMSKSKIASCQNA, encoded by the coding sequence ATGAATTTAATTGATTTTGCATCATCTCCTTTGTCACTTTTGCCTCCACTCGTGGCACTAAGTCTGGCGATCATTACTCGTCGCGTTCTTATTTCTTTGGGCGTCGGTATTATTTTAGGCTCTATCCTGCTGAATGATTACTCAGTTGGGAATACGCTAAGTTATATTGGTTCAACCGTTTCAAGTGTGTTTGTTGAAGACGGTGGCATCAATACTTGGAATATGAGCATTGTTGGCTTCTTATTACTACTCGGCATGATGACAGCTTTACTGACATTGTCTGGTGGTACGCGCGCTTTCGCAGAATGGGCGCAGTCTCGTGTAAAAAGTAAACGTGGTTCTAAACTTTTAGCCGCTTTTTTAGGCGTATTCATTTTTGTCGACGATTACTTTAATAGCTTGGCCGTTGGTGCGATATCTCGCCCTGTGACTGACCGTTTTTACGTGTCTCGTGCAAAGTTGGCGTACGTTTTGGACTCGACTGCGGCTCCTATGTGTGTGCTTATGCCAGCTTCTAGTTGGGGCGCGTACATTATCACTATCATCGGCGGTATTTTGGTGTCTCATGGCATTACGGAATACTCAGCACTCGGTGCTTATGTTCGTTTAATTCCTATGAACTATTATGCGGTCTTTGCTCTGCTAATGGTATTTGCGGTCGCGTGGTTTGGCCTAGATATCGGCAAAATGCGTGAACATGAAATCGCGGCATCCCAAGGACGTGGTTTCGATAAAGATCAAGAAAACGATGCACCAGAAGCGCATGAGTTAAACGAAGAGCTTGATATTCGTGAAAGCGATAAAGGCAAAGTATTGGACTTGGTGTTACCCATCGTTACTCTGATTATTGCTACGGTCGCGTCGATGCTTTACACGGGTGCACAAGCGCTAGTAGCAGACGGTAAAGAGTTCGCATTACTTGGTGCTTTCGAAAATACGGATGTGGGTGCGTCACTCATTTACGGTGGTTTAGTTGGCTTGTTTGTCGCGTTGGTAACAGTGCTTAAACAAGGGCTTCCATTTGTTGAGATTGCGCGCACTCTTTGGATTGGTGCTAAGTCTATGTTTGGTGCGATCCTTATCTTAGTCTTTGCCTGGTCTATTGGCTCTGTTATAGGCGAAATGAAGACAGGTGCATACCTTTCTACTATGGCGCAAGGCAATATCGCTCCACATTGGTTGCCAGTTATCTTGTTCCTGTTGTCTGGTTTGATGGCATTTTCTACAGGTACTTCATGGGGTACATTCGGCATCATGCTACCTATTGCGGGTGATATGGCGGCAGCGACTGATATCGCTCTAATGTTGCCTATGCTAAGTGCTGTTCTTGCTGGCTCTGTTTTTGGCGACCATTGTTCTCCAATTTCAGATACAACGATTTTGTCTTCGACAGGTGCGCGCTGTAACCACATCGACCATGTAGCAACTCAGTTGCCTTATGCACTTTCGGTTGCGTTGGTGTCTTGTATTGGCTTTGTTTCGCTTGGTATGACGGCTTCAATTGCATTGTCGTTTAGCGCGGCAACAGTGGCATTTATCGTGGTGTGTGTTGTTCTATCTTGGATGTCAAAGTCCAAAATAGCATCGTGCCAGAACGCTTAA
- a CDS encoding H-NS histone family protein yields MSELTKTLLNIRSLRAFSRELTLEQLEEALEKLTTVVVERQEAEEEERAARAEQEAKLAAIADQITKDGIDVDALISALAGDTKTKSKSKAKRAPRPAKYKYVDANGDEKTWTGQGRTPSSIQEQLDAGKSLDDFLI; encoded by the coding sequence ATGTCAGAACTAACAAAAACACTATTAAACATTCGTAGCTTGCGCGCATTTTCTCGCGAGCTAACTCTGGAGCAATTAGAAGAAGCTCTAGAAAAATTAACGACTGTTGTTGTGGAACGCCAAGAAGCGGAAGAAGAAGAGCGTGCGGCTCGTGCAGAACAAGAAGCTAAACTTGCTGCGATTGCAGATCAAATAACAAAAGACGGCATTGACGTTGATGCACTAATTAGCGCTCTTGCTGGTGATACTAAAACTAAGTCAAAATCTAAAGCTAAGCGTGCTCCTCGCCCAGCAAAATACAAATATGTAGATGCAAATGGCGACGAAAAGACTTGGACAGGTCAAGGCCGTACTCCATCTTCAATCCAAGAGCAACTAGATGCGGGTAAATCTCTAGATGATTTCCTAATCTAA
- a CDS encoding inosine/guanosine kinase — translation MKFPGQRKSKHYFPVHARDPLVSQSQESKKMSRTHIIGIDQTLVDIEAKVGSELIEKYKLSKGHSLVIDDETAEALYTELKQNNLITNEYAGGTIGNTLHNYSVLADDRSTLLGVMSQDIKIGSYGYRYLCNTSSRMDLNYLQGVKGAIGRCFALITEDGERTFAISEGQMNQLQPESIPEKIFESASALVLTAYLVRCKEGDPMPEATMRAIEYAKKYDVPVVLTLGTKFVIKDDPEYWQAFLRDHVSVVAMNEDEAEALTGETDPLAASDKALEWVDLVLCTAGPVGLFMAGYTEDTAKRVTSLPLLPGSIAEFNRYEFSRPASKNGCENPIKVYSHISPYMGGPEKIKNTNGAGDAALSALLHDMAANKYHKENVPNSSKHAHAFLTYSSFSQVCKYSNRASYEVLVQHSPRLSRGLPEREDSLEEAYWER, via the coding sequence ATGAAATTTCCTGGCCAACGTAAATCGAAACACTACTTTCCAGTGCATGCGCGTGATCCGCTCGTCAGCCAATCACAAGAAAGCAAAAAAATGTCTCGCACTCATATTATTGGTATTGACCAAACATTGGTGGATATTGAAGCGAAAGTTGGTTCGGAGTTAATCGAGAAATATAAGCTGAGTAAGGGGCACTCACTCGTTATCGACGATGAGACGGCCGAAGCGCTTTACACTGAATTAAAGCAAAATAACCTAATTACCAATGAATATGCTGGTGGAACGATTGGCAATACGTTACACAATTATTCGGTACTTGCTGATGACCGTTCAACGCTCTTAGGTGTAATGAGCCAAGATATTAAGATCGGTAGTTACGGATACCGTTATTTGTGCAACACCTCAAGTCGTATGGATTTGAATTATCTGCAGGGTGTCAAAGGTGCCATTGGCCGTTGTTTTGCACTGATTACTGAAGATGGTGAGCGTACTTTCGCAATTAGTGAAGGACAAATGAACCAACTTCAACCAGAAAGTATTCCAGAGAAGATATTTGAAAGCGCGTCAGCATTAGTTTTAACCGCTTATTTAGTGCGTTGTAAAGAAGGCGATCCAATGCCGGAAGCGACAATGAGAGCGATTGAATATGCAAAGAAATACGATGTGCCAGTGGTATTAACACTGGGTACTAAGTTTGTGATTAAGGATGATCCAGAATATTGGCAAGCTTTTTTACGTGATCATGTTTCTGTGGTTGCGATGAATGAAGATGAAGCTGAAGCATTAACAGGGGAAACGGATCCACTGGCTGCTTCTGATAAAGCGTTAGAGTGGGTTGATCTTGTATTATGTACAGCGGGCCCAGTTGGTCTATTTATGGCCGGATATACAGAAGACACCGCAAAACGAGTCACTTCTTTACCACTGCTACCAGGTAGTATTGCTGAATTTAACCGTTATGAATTTAGCCGCCCGGCATCTAAAAACGGCTGTGAGAATCCAATCAAAGTGTATTCTCATATCTCTCCATATATGGGTGGCCCGGAAAAAATTAAGAATACTAATGGTGCGGGAGATGCCGCATTATCGGCGCTGTTGCATGATATGGCAGCGAATAAATACCATAAAGAAAACGTGCCTAACTCAAGCAAACATGCTCATGCATTCTTAACTTACTCTTCATTCTCGCAAGTATGTAAATATTCGAATCGAGCGAGCTATGAAGTATTAGTCCAGCACTCTCCACGTTTGTCTCGTGGCTTACCAGAACGCGAAGATAGTTTGGAAGAAGCGTACTGGGAACGTTAA
- the mnmA gene encoding tRNA 2-thiouridine(34) synthase MnmA, whose protein sequence is MSENCTDNSKKKVIVGMSGGVDSSVSAYLLKQQGYQVEGLFMKNWEEDDNEEYCTAAEDLADAQAVCDKLGIHLHTINFAAEYWDNVFEYFLAEYKAGRTPNPDILCNKEIKFKAFLEFADEVLDADYIAMGHYVRRTFPENGEKPQMLRGLDGNKDQSYFLYTLSSEQIARSLFPVGELEKPEVRRIAEEQDLITAKKKDSTGICFIGERKFTDFLSRYLPAQPGKIETPEGKVIGEHQGLMYHTLGQRKGLHIGGTKGGGGNEDPWYVADKDLKRNVLIAVQGADHPLLKSQGLIASQLHWVDRTVIKEPVQCTVKTRYRQTDIPCTIIPIDDENIKVIFDEPQVAVTPGQSAVFYSGDVCLGGGIIEQRI, encoded by the coding sequence ATGTCTGAGAACTGTACTGACAACAGTAAAAAGAAAGTAATCGTCGGCATGTCGGGCGGTGTTGATTCATCGGTTTCTGCGTATCTTCTAAAGCAACAGGGCTACCAAGTCGAAGGCCTGTTTATGAAGAACTGGGAAGAGGATGACAACGAAGAATACTGTACAGCAGCAGAAGATCTAGCTGATGCTCAGGCAGTATGTGACAAGCTTGGCATCCACCTACATACTATTAACTTTGCTGCAGAATATTGGGACAACGTATTTGAGTACTTCCTTGCTGAATACAAAGCTGGCCGTACCCCAAACCCAGACATTCTTTGCAACAAAGAAATTAAATTTAAAGCATTCTTAGAGTTTGCAGATGAAGTGCTAGACGCAGACTACATCGCAATGGGTCACTACGTACGTCGTACTTTCCCAGAGAATGGTGAAAAGCCACAAATGCTACGTGGCCTAGACGGTAACAAAGACCAAAGTTACTTCTTATATACACTTAGCAGTGAGCAAATCGCACGCAGCCTATTCCCTGTGGGTGAACTAGAAAAACCTGAAGTTCGTCGCATAGCAGAAGAACAAGATCTAATTACGGCTAAGAAGAAAGATTCGACTGGTATTTGTTTTATCGGTGAGCGCAAATTTACTGACTTCTTGTCTCGCTATCTTCCTGCTCAACCAGGTAAAATTGAAACACCTGAAGGTAAAGTCATTGGTGAACATCAAGGTTTGATGTACCACACGCTAGGCCAGCGCAAAGGTCTGCACATTGGCGGTACCAAAGGTGGCGGCGGTAATGAAGACCCGTGGTACGTTGCGGACAAAGATCTTAAACGCAATGTGTTGATCGCTGTTCAAGGCGCTGACCACCCACTGCTAAAATCACAAGGTTTGATCGCTTCGCAACTCCATTGGGTAGACCGCACAGTAATTAAAGAACCTGTGCAGTGCACCGTAAAAACACGTTACCGTCAAACCGATATTCCATGTACTATCATCCCAATCGATGATGAGAACATTAAAGTGATTTTTGATGAGCCTCAGGTAGCGGTAACACCGGGACAATCGGCCGTATTTTATAGTGGTGATGTTTGCCTAGGTGGCGGCATTATCGAACAACGCATTTAA
- the hflD gene encoding high frequency lysogenization protein HflD — protein sequence MANTLYDRTIAFAGICQAVALVQQVAKNGHCDNDAFETSLKAILNTNPSNTVSVYGRESDLKLGLECLVKGIDSTPTGSEVTRYIISLMALERKLSSRNDAMSQLGDRIQMLERQLQHFDLLDEQMISNLASVYLDVISPIGPRIQVTGTPSVLQQTSNQHKVRALLLSGIRSAVLWRQVGGKRRHLIFGRKKMVEQAQILLARM from the coding sequence GTGGCTAACACACTCTACGACCGCACTATCGCATTTGCAGGAATTTGCCAGGCTGTTGCATTGGTTCAACAGGTAGCGAAAAACGGTCACTGTGATAATGACGCGTTCGAAACTTCCCTAAAAGCGATTTTGAATACTAACCCGAGTAATACGGTCAGCGTTTACGGTCGAGAATCTGACCTAAAACTTGGCCTTGAGTGTCTGGTAAAAGGTATTGATAGTACGCCAACTGGCAGTGAAGTGACTCGCTACATTATTAGCCTGATGGCATTAGAGCGTAAACTGAGTTCGCGCAATGATGCTATGTCTCAACTTGGTGACCGCATTCAAATGCTAGAACGTCAACTTCAGCATTTCGATCTGCTTGATGAACAGATGATCAGCAACCTAGCCAGTGTTTACCTTGATGTTATCAGCCCTATTGGCCCGCGCATTCAAGTCACAGGCACTCCGTCCGTTCTACAGCAAACCAGCAATCAGCACAAAGTACGTGCCCTACTCCTTTCAGGCATCCGTAGCGCAGTGTTGTGGCGTCAAGTGGGCGGTAAACGTCGTCACTTGATTTTTGGACGTAAAAAAATGGTTGAACAGGCGCAAATCCTGCTCGCCCGAATGTAG
- the purB gene encoding adenylosuccinate lyase, with translation MELSALTAVSPVDGRYGSKTIALRSIFSEFGLLKYRSIVEIRWLQKLAATDAIKEVPAFSAEANQFLDDLAANFSEEDALRIKEIERTTNHDVKAVEYFLKEKVAGVPELHAVNEFIHFACTSEDINNTSHALMLKEARETVILPEIRNLIDAIKALAVEYRDIPLLSRTHGQPASPSTMGKEMANVAYRMERQYKQIENVEILAKINGAVGNYNAHLSAYPELDWHQFSEEFITESLGVTWNPYTTQIEPHDYIAELFDAVARFNTILIDFDRDVWGYIALGHFKQKTIAGEIGSSTMPHKVNPIDFENSEGNLGLANAVFGHLAQKLPISRWQRDLTDSTVLRNLGVGVGYAIIAYTSTLKGISKLEVNREALLKELDQNWEVLAEPVQTVMRRYGIDKPYEKLKELTRGKRVDGEAMRNFIDGLELPEHEKARLKEMTPANYIGQAIELTDKL, from the coding sequence ATGGAACTGTCAGCATTGACTGCTGTTTCACCAGTAGACGGCCGTTACGGAAGTAAAACAATTGCACTACGCAGCATCTTTAGCGAGTTTGGCCTACTAAAGTACCGCTCTATCGTTGAAATCCGTTGGCTACAAAAACTAGCAGCGACAGACGCGATCAAGGAAGTACCAGCATTCAGTGCAGAAGCAAACCAGTTCCTAGATGATCTAGCGGCAAACTTCAGTGAAGAAGACGCACTTCGCATCAAAGAGATCGAGCGCACGACTAACCACGACGTAAAAGCGGTTGAATACTTCCTGAAAGAGAAAGTAGCAGGCGTACCTGAACTGCACGCGGTAAACGAGTTCATCCACTTTGCGTGTACTTCTGAAGACATTAACAACACCTCTCACGCGCTAATGCTTAAAGAAGCACGTGAAACGGTTATCCTGCCTGAGATCCGCAACCTAATTGACGCGATAAAAGCATTGGCAGTGGAATACCGCGACATTCCACTTCTATCTCGTACACACGGTCAGCCAGCGTCTCCATCAACAATGGGTAAAGAGATGGCGAACGTGGCGTACCGCATGGAACGTCAATACAAGCAAATCGAGAACGTTGAGATCCTAGCGAAAATCAACGGCGCAGTAGGTAACTACAACGCTCACCTATCGGCTTACCCTGAACTAGACTGGCACCAGTTCTCTGAAGAGTTCATCACTGAATCTCTAGGCGTGACTTGGAACCCTTACACAACTCAAATCGAGCCTCACGACTACATCGCTGAGCTATTTGACGCGGTTGCACGTTTCAACACTATCCTAATCGACTTCGATCGTGACGTTTGGGGTTACATCGCTCTTGGTCACTTCAAGCAAAAAACGATTGCTGGCGAAATCGGCTCTTCAACAATGCCGCATAAAGTAAACCCAATCGACTTCGAAAACTCTGAAGGTAACCTTGGTCTAGCAAACGCAGTATTCGGCCACCTAGCGCAAAAACTGCCTATCTCTCGCTGGCAACGTGACCTAACTGACTCAACAGTTCTACGTAACCTAGGTGTTGGTGTTGGTTACGCGATCATCGCTTACACTTCAACGCTAAAAGGCATCAGCAAGCTAGAAGTTAACCGCGAAGCGCTACTGAAAGAACTGGACCAAAACTGGGAAGTACTTGCAGAGCCAGTACAAACGGTTATGCGTCGTTACGGTATCGACAAGCCTTACGAGAAGCTAAAAGAGCTAACTCGTGGTAAGCGTGTAGACGGCGAAGCAATGCGTAACTTCATCGACGGTCTTGAGCTTCCTGAGCACGAGAAAGCACGCTTGAAAGAAATGACGCCAGCTAACTACATCGGTCAAGCAATCGAGCTGACTGACAAGCTGTAA
- a CDS encoding DUF3833 domain-containing protein: protein MRRLICSFSVCLALAISGCSSDLEDYQSSQPTFDLFDYFNGEVTAWGMVQDYSGKQTRRFEVDIVGTIDNDTLTLTEDFVFNDGEVDQRVWKITRFNDSEYQGVADDIIGVAKGREVGNALQWQYDFELKLEDSTVVVSFDDWLYRQDDKHVFNITSINKFGVEVGKITLFFQKK from the coding sequence ATGAGGAGGCTGATATGTTCGTTTAGCGTTTGTTTAGCGCTGGCAATTAGCGGCTGTTCTAGCGATCTTGAGGATTACCAATCCAGTCAGCCGACGTTTGATTTGTTTGACTATTTCAATGGTGAAGTGACGGCTTGGGGAATGGTTCAAGATTATTCAGGCAAGCAAACCCGCCGATTTGAAGTCGATATTGTTGGAACGATTGACAATGATACTTTAACGCTCACAGAAGATTTCGTATTTAACGATGGAGAAGTGGATCAGCGAGTGTGGAAAATCACCCGTTTTAACGACAGTGAATATCAAGGTGTAGCGGATGATATTATTGGCGTAGCGAAGGGGAGGGAAGTCGGTAACGCTCTGCAGTGGCAGTACGACTTCGAATTAAAACTCGAAGATTCTACTGTGGTAGTGAGTTTTGATGATTGGCTTTATCGTCAGGACGATAAGCACGTGTTTAATATTACCAGTATCAACAAATTTGGGGTTGAGGTCGGCAAGATAACTCTATTTTTCCAGAAGAAATAG
- a CDS encoding chalcone isomerase family protein, which yields MKARNLLITLSTTLMVLFASYGYASVGSSTAEWKYWRTVGQAQLSVLFFDIYQSRLLTPTGVYEQTDDITPHPLALSIHYQRDISRSQLIDATEEQWEKLGYSQSRRKQWLFQLEGIFPDIKKGQRLAYVTDGQTGHFYYQDSGGVEQIGVIEDESLNDAFLAIWLSPQTQYPKLRDQLIGEK from the coding sequence ATGAAGGCTCGAAACCTACTCATTACGCTTAGTACAACACTTATGGTCCTGTTTGCCAGCTATGGATATGCTTCGGTGGGCAGTTCGACCGCTGAATGGAAATACTGGAGGACAGTAGGCCAAGCGCAGCTGAGCGTTCTGTTTTTTGATATTTACCAATCCAGACTCTTAACACCCACAGGTGTTTATGAGCAAACCGACGACATTACCCCACATCCTCTGGCACTGTCGATTCATTATCAGCGTGATATCTCACGATCGCAGCTCATTGATGCAACAGAAGAACAATGGGAAAAGTTAGGTTATTCGCAGTCAAGACGGAAACAATGGCTTTTTCAGCTTGAGGGTATCTTCCCTGATATCAAGAAAGGTCAGCGGCTCGCTTACGTTACTGATGGGCAAACTGGCCACTTTTACTACCAAGATTCCGGCGGCGTTGAGCAAATCGGTGTGATTGAAGATGAGAGCCTCAACGATGCCTTCCTTGCCATCTGGCTTTCGCCCCAAACTCAATACCCGAAACTACGAGACCAATTGATAGGAGAAAAATAA
- a CDS encoding DUF2878 domain-containing protein, producing the protein MDWRFLLYSAWFQLVWFIAVIGNQQLQWLTAFLAVLTLLYSQVRDPIKLERLVLLAGVGIALDCVNSYAGLFEFDSEGIPVWLASLWLVFLWYAYFLVQKLKVLPTWLITILGGAGGALSYIAGEKLSAVNFTLTVGMTGLIVFVEWAMMFWLIRKVYGYEGSKPTHYA; encoded by the coding sequence ATGGATTGGCGTTTTCTGCTTTACTCGGCGTGGTTTCAACTGGTTTGGTTTATCGCCGTGATAGGTAACCAACAACTGCAGTGGTTGACGGCATTTCTCGCCGTGTTGACCTTGCTGTATAGCCAGGTGCGGGATCCGATCAAACTTGAACGCTTAGTGTTGCTTGCAGGTGTTGGCATCGCATTAGACTGTGTTAACTCATATGCCGGATTATTTGAGTTTGATTCTGAGGGCATACCTGTTTGGCTTGCCTCTTTGTGGCTAGTGTTTCTGTGGTACGCATACTTTCTAGTGCAAAAGCTTAAGGTGCTTCCAACATGGTTGATAACGATTTTAGGTGGTGCTGGAGGAGCACTGAGCTACATTGCTGGAGAGAAACTTTCTGCCGTCAATTTCACCCTAACAGTAGGTATGACCGGCTTAATTGTTTTCGTCGAGTGGGCGATGATGTTTTGGTTGATTCGAAAGGTATACGGTTATGAAGGCTCGAAACCTACTCATTACGCTTAG